GCAGTCGACGGGTGAACGGTGGGAACAAAAAGACGGCCCGCCGGGCGAGAGGCACTCTGTTGCGGGTTGCGGCCGATTGTTCGCATTCACCCTGAACCGTTTCTGAAGCCGCCATTCAGCTTTCGTTCATCGATGCAGACCTATAACCTTGGCTGCAGAACGCAACCAGACCTCATCACCTCCCACTCTAGCCCTCTTGCCATGTCTTTTTTCAACGCATTGAATGACCCGCAATCTGCGCACCGCCCACGCCGGCGCGCCCTTCATGCCGTGCTGGTCATGCTGCTGGCAACGGCAGGCTTTGCCGCGCTGAGCCTGTGGCCCGTCACCTCGGATGCCGGTGACAACGACCACGAGCTTGCCCGTCAGGCCCTGCGCCAGGGCCAGGTGCTGCCGCTGCGCACCGTTCTGGATCAGGTCGAGCAGCAATACCAGGGCCAGGTCATCAAGGTGGAGTTCGACCGCGAGGACGGCCGCTTTGTCTACG
This window of the Comamonas testosteroni genome carries:
- a CDS encoding PepSY domain-containing protein yields the protein MLLATAGFAALSLWPVTSDAGDNDHELARQALRQGQVLPLRTVLDQVEQQYQGQVIKVEFDREDGRFVYEIRLLQSDGKVVKLEIDASNGSLISMKRKK